In Niallia sp. FSL W8-0635, one genomic interval encodes:
- a CDS encoding ribonuclease J, whose product MKNEKIKLVALGGVGENGKNMFVVEVDEDIFVIDAGLMYPQNEMLGIDIVIPDITYLKQNKDRVKGIFLTHAHEDHIGGLSYILRDLDVPVFTTLLTAELTKEKMKEQDFKGQAHFEIITSKSVLTFPSAQVSFFKTNHSIPDSVGIVIHTSEGAIVHTGDFKFDQTASDLYKPDYGEMAKIGEEGVLALLSDSTNADKPGYSTTDFVVTQSLIDSFLQTKGRIIAACFATDLNRIQHIIDAAEKSNRKVAIIGKNLQRVMQIAIKNHYLVVDEETIVTHNELQGYAQDQMVIITTGTKGEPIEALQKMVKKNNKQVSIMEGDTVLFAASSFLGSEVFVGKTIDKLYRAGATLLAGYKTFNSSNHGSQEELKFMINMMKPKFFLPIHGEYRVLKAHEKIAIECGIAPQNIYLPEQGEVLEYKEDTLRVGGKIPAGNVLIDGSGVGDVGNIVLRDRKLLSQDGILTVVVTLNKAERKISAGPEIITRGFVYVRESEKLLEEASDRVRDIVEKSISKDSFDWTGIKQDIRDTLNQFLYEKTRRRPMILPIIMEVKPVRK is encoded by the coding sequence ATGAAGAATGAAAAAATAAAGCTCGTTGCACTCGGTGGAGTGGGCGAGAACGGAAAAAATATGTTTGTAGTCGAAGTGGATGAAGACATATTTGTGATTGATGCTGGCTTAATGTATCCGCAAAATGAAATGCTAGGAATTGATATCGTTATTCCAGATATTACGTATTTAAAGCAAAACAAAGACAGAGTAAAAGGGATTTTCTTAACACATGCACATGAAGACCATATCGGAGGGTTATCTTATATTTTAAGAGATTTAGATGTTCCTGTTTTTACGACGCTTTTAACAGCTGAATTGACAAAGGAAAAGATGAAAGAGCAAGATTTCAAAGGACAGGCTCATTTTGAAATTATTACTTCTAAATCGGTTCTTACATTCCCATCTGCACAGGTGTCCTTCTTTAAAACGAATCATAGTATCCCAGATAGTGTCGGTATTGTTATTCATACATCTGAAGGTGCAATCGTACATACAGGGGATTTCAAGTTCGACCAGACGGCAAGTGATCTATATAAGCCAGATTATGGTGAGATGGCAAAAATCGGGGAAGAAGGCGTTTTAGCTTTACTCTCAGATAGTACAAATGCAGATAAACCAGGCTATTCTACTACGGATTTTGTCGTAACACAAAGCTTGATTGACTCCTTTTTACAAACAAAGGGCCGTATTATTGCAGCATGCTTTGCAACAGATTTAAACAGAATTCAGCATATTATTGACGCTGCGGAGAAATCCAATCGTAAAGTTGCAATTATCGGAAAAAATTTACAAAGAGTAATGCAGATTGCCATCAAGAACCATTATTTAGTAGTAGATGAAGAAACAATTGTTACCCATAATGAGCTACAAGGCTATGCACAGGACCAAATGGTAATCATCACTACTGGAACTAAAGGGGAACCAATTGAAGCATTACAAAAAATGGTGAAGAAAAACAATAAGCAAGTAAGCATCATGGAAGGAGATACCGTATTATTTGCAGCATCTTCTTTCTTGGGCAGTGAAGTATTTGTCGGAAAAACAATTGATAAATTATATAGAGCAGGTGCAACACTGCTTGCAGGCTATAAAACATTTAATAGCTCCAATCACGGTAGCCAAGAAGAATTAAAATTCATGATTAATATGATGAAGCCAAAATTCTTCTTGCCAATACATGGAGAGTATCGCGTATTAAAAGCGCATGAAAAAATTGCGATTGAATGTGGGATTGCTCCTCAAAATATTTATCTTCCTGAACAAGGAGAGGTTCTTGAATATAAGGAAGATACACTTCGAGTTGGCGGGAAAATTCCTGCAGGAAATGTATTAATTGATGGAAGCGGAGTTGGCGATGTTGGAAATATAGTCTTAAGGGATCGAAAGTTATTATCACAGGACGGTATTTTAACAGTAGTTGTAACGTTAAATAAAGCAGAAAGAAAAATTTCTGCTGGCCCAGAAATTATTACAAGAGGCTTTGTGTATGTTCGTGAATCAGAGAAATTACTCGAGGAAGCTTCTGATCGAGTAAGAGATATTGTAGAAAAAAGCATCAGCAAGGATAGCTTTGACTGGACTGGAATTAAGCAAGATATAAGAGATACTTTAAACCAGTTCCTATATGAAAAAACAAGACGCAGACCAATGATTCTGCCGATTATCATGGAAGTAAAACCAGTTAGAAAATAA
- a CDS encoding ClpP family protease — translation MVSVNNNNQPEEQPKEDKPTGGLMEKIQQLGQTNVPQLSQDSKIHCLTIVGQIEGHLQLPPQNKTTKYEHLIPQIVAIEQNPKIEGVLVILNTVGGDVEAGLAISEMLASLSKPTVSLVLGGGHSIGVPIAVSCDFSYIAETATMTIHPIRLTGLVIGVPQTFEYLDKMQERVVNFVTKHSKITEEDFKDLMFAKGNLTRDIGTNVIGIDAVTSGLIDAVGGVGTAMKKLNELIDANKEQTEGIIQ, via the coding sequence ATGGTTTCCGTAAATAATAATAATCAGCCTGAAGAACAGCCGAAAGAGGATAAACCTACTGGTGGGTTAATGGAGAAAATACAGCAGCTGGGACAAACCAATGTACCACAGCTTTCTCAGGATTCGAAAATACATTGTTTAACGATTGTTGGTCAAATAGAAGGGCATTTACAATTGCCACCTCAAAATAAAACGACGAAATATGAGCATTTAATTCCACAAATTGTTGCTATTGAACAAAACCCGAAAATAGAAGGAGTGCTTGTTATTTTAAATACAGTTGGAGGCGACGTAGAAGCAGGGTTGGCTATTTCCGAAATGCTTGCTTCTTTATCTAAGCCAACTGTTTCCCTTGTCTTAGGGGGAGGCCACTCTATCGGAGTACCGATTGCTGTATCCTGTGATTTTTCTTATATTGCGGAAACAGCAACGATGACCATCCACCCGATTCGATTAACTGGACTTGTGATTGGTGTTCCACAAACATTTGAATACTTAGATAAAATGCAAGAAAGAGTCGTTAATTTTGTCACAAAGCATTCAAAAATAACGGAAGAAGATTTTAAAGATCTTATGTTTGCAAAAGGGAATTTAACAAGAGATATTGGAACAAACGTTATTGGAATAGATGCTGTTACTTCTGGACTTATAGACGCTGTTGGCGGGGTAGGAACGGCAATGAAAAAGCTCAATGAGTTAATTGATGCGAATAAAGAACAGACTGAAGGGATTATTCAATGA
- a CDS encoding YlzJ-like family protein, whose product MIMYTMIPEELIFPMSQDIYEKQQVINYNGIPLLVAKNEANELEVVRVLSTDPSHFLHTGMQPGTKIPNI is encoded by the coding sequence ATGATTATGTATACAATGATACCGGAAGAATTGATTTTTCCAATGAGTCAAGATATTTATGAAAAACAGCAGGTTATAAATTATAATGGAATACCTTTATTAGTGGCGAAAAATGAAGCAAATGAATTAGAAGTAGTGAGAGTTCTTAGCACCGATCCTAGTCATTTTCTCCATACAGGCATGCAACCAGGAACAAAAATTCCAAACATATAA
- a CDS encoding FtsK/SpoIIIE family DNA translocase → MAKRKKRKKRQKQALKLTIQYELAALVIMALSLISILQLGAVGATMVSFFRFFFGEWYMLCLIGLIVYGGYLMWKREKPYMFHTKLNGIYLIVAAILLLSHVTLFKLLASQGAFTNPSVIYNTWELFWMEVNKEATNIDLGGGMIGAVLFALFHYLFDTVGTQMISFIVIVIGFILLTGKTLSGAFKKVLSGIWNFLQDQWAAFVQDLKDWKESIQKNKEKRKADKQARRENNQREENTTPQIIVNTPQEEEEPYIQEPIINTFAERAYQDETIHEEPVAEMEEPLDEGEVVVPITFTEVENKDYELPPLKLLKLPRKADQSGEYEQIHANAAKLERTFHSFGVKARVTEVHLGPAVTKYEVHPSEGVKVSKIVNLSDDLALALAAKDIRIEAPIPGKSAIGIEVPNSEVAVVSLREVLESSKNDKPDSKLMIAFGRDITGEAVCAELNKMPHLLVAGATGSGKSVCINGIITSILMRAKPHEVKLMMIDPKMVELNVYNGVPHLLAPVVTNPKKASQALMKVVSEMERRYDLFSHTGTRNIEGYNEYIKRINAEEQEKQPLLPFIVVIVDELADLMMVASSDVEDAITRLAQMARAAGIHLIIATQRPSVDVITGVIKANIPSRIAFAVSSQTDSRTILDMGGAEKLLGRGDMLFFPYGASKPVRVQGAFLSDEEVEEVVDFVIGQQKAQYQEEMIPDEIVEVTGAVEDDLYNDAVELIVEMQTASVSMLQRRFRIGYTRAARLIDEMEARGVVGPYEGSKPRNVLIPKGSEEMNIQ, encoded by the coding sequence ATGGCGAAAAGGAAAAAAAGAAAGAAAAGACAAAAACAAGCACTTAAATTAACGATACAATATGAACTTGCAGCCCTTGTCATTATGGCGTTGAGCCTTATCTCGATTCTACAGCTTGGTGCTGTTGGGGCAACAATGGTTTCTTTTTTCCGTTTCTTTTTTGGAGAGTGGTATATGCTTTGTCTAATTGGACTAATCGTATACGGTGGTTATCTAATGTGGAAACGAGAAAAACCTTATATGTTCCATACTAAATTGAATGGAATCTATTTGATTGTTGCTGCTATTTTGTTATTGAGTCATGTGACATTATTTAAATTGCTAGCCAGTCAAGGAGCATTTACGAATCCGAGTGTCATTTATAACACTTGGGAATTATTTTGGATGGAAGTAAATAAAGAGGCGACGAATATTGATTTAGGTGGTGGAATGATTGGAGCCGTTTTATTTGCCCTCTTCCATTATTTATTTGATACAGTAGGTACGCAAATGATTAGCTTTATCGTCATTGTAATTGGTTTTATTTTGCTTACAGGAAAGACATTAAGTGGAGCGTTTAAAAAAGTATTATCAGGTATTTGGAATTTTCTTCAGGATCAATGGGCGGCGTTTGTTCAGGATTTGAAGGATTGGAAAGAATCTATACAAAAGAATAAGGAAAAACGCAAAGCGGATAAACAAGCAAGGAGAGAAAATAATCAACGCGAGGAAAATACAACTCCGCAGATTATTGTAAATACACCACAAGAAGAGGAAGAGCCATACATACAAGAGCCAATTATTAATACTTTTGCGGAGAGAGCGTATCAGGATGAAACCATTCATGAAGAGCCTGTTGCAGAGATGGAAGAGCCGTTGGATGAAGGGGAAGTTGTTGTCCCAATAACCTTTACAGAGGTAGAAAATAAAGATTATGAGCTTCCTCCTTTAAAACTATTGAAGCTGCCAAGAAAGGCGGATCAAAGTGGAGAATATGAACAAATTCATGCAAATGCAGCTAAATTAGAGAGAACTTTTCATAGCTTTGGTGTAAAAGCAAGAGTAACAGAGGTACATTTAGGTCCTGCAGTTACAAAATACGAAGTTCATCCAAGTGAAGGAGTAAAGGTAAGTAAAATTGTCAATTTAAGTGATGATTTGGCTTTAGCATTAGCAGCGAAGGATATTCGTATTGAAGCCCCGATTCCTGGAAAATCAGCAATTGGGATAGAGGTGCCGAACTCTGAAGTTGCCGTTGTATCCCTAAGAGAAGTACTGGAATCAAGTAAAAATGATAAACCAGATTCCAAGCTAATGATTGCATTTGGACGAGATATTACAGGTGAGGCAGTATGTGCGGAATTAAATAAAATGCCTCACTTACTTGTTGCAGGTGCAACAGGAAGCGGAAAATCTGTCTGCATTAACGGGATTATTACAAGCATTTTAATGAGAGCGAAGCCTCATGAAGTAAAATTGATGATGATTGACCCGAAAATGGTAGAGTTAAATGTATATAATGGTGTTCCTCATTTGCTTGCGCCAGTTGTAACGAATCCGAAAAAAGCATCGCAGGCATTGATGAAGGTAGTAAGCGAGATGGAGAGAAGATATGATTTATTCTCCCATACTGGAACTAGAAATATTGAAGGCTATAATGAATATATTAAACGCATTAACGCGGAGGAACAGGAGAAACAGCCACTTCTTCCGTTTATCGTTGTGATTGTGGACGAGCTTGCGGACTTAATGATGGTAGCATCCTCTGATGTGGAAGATGCTATTACGAGACTTGCCCAAATGGCTCGTGCTGCTGGAATCCATCTTATCATTGCGACACAACGACCATCTGTTGACGTAATCACAGGAGTCATAAAAGCGAATATTCCATCTCGAATAGCATTCGCGGTATCCTCTCAGACAGATTCACGGACCATTTTAGACATGGGAGGAGCAGAAAAGCTATTAGGAAGAGGAGATATGCTATTCTTCCCATATGGCGCAAGTAAGCCTGTTAGAGTGCAAGGCGCTTTCTTGTCAGATGAAGAGGTCGAAGAAGTAGTCGATTTCGTAATTGGACAGCAAAAGGCGCAATATCAGGAAGAAATGATTCCTGATGAAATTGTTGAAGTTACAGGTGCAGTGGAAGATGATTTATATAATGACGCAGTGGAATTAATCGTTGAAATGCAAACAGCATCGGTTAGTATGCTACAAAGAAGATTCCGAATCGGCTATACAAGAGCGGCACGATTAATCGATGAAATGGAAGCGCGCGGAGTAGTCGGACCATATGAGGGTAGCAAACCGAGAAACGTTCTTATACCAAAAGGATCG